The Armatimonadota bacterium genome contains the following window.
GGCCGGCACCGGGCGCCCGGTGTAGAGGTCGAACAGGTCCACGCGTTCCAGATTCTCCCCGGCCTGGCGGCGGATGACCTGCTCCACCTCGCGCGCGAGGACGCCGCCGGGAATGATAAGCGCGATGTCGCGGCGCACCGCCGGGTAACGCGACAGGCGGCGGCTCTGGGCATGGCCGCGCGCGCGGCGCATCATCGCCTCCAGGTTCAGCTCGGCGACATAGGCGCCGTCGGGCAAATCGTAATGATCGCGCACCGCCACCGACGGCGCCCCCAGCAGCCCGATCTCCTCGCCGTCCAGGCGCACGGCTGCGGCATGCCCCTCGCGCAGCGATGGATGGGACAACGCCGCGAAGTCCAGGTCACCCTCGCATAGGTTCGATGCCACCTGCTCGACGATTCCCTTGAGCGAATAGAAGTCCGCGCGCGTGGCCGCCGGATCGAGCCCCCAGCGGCTGCTCCACGCGCCGCCCATGACGGCGATGCCGGCGCTGCGGCGCTCGTGCGGGAGGTCGTCCTGCTCGCGCCGTCCCTCGACTGCGCTCGGCACCGGCAGGTACACCCGCCCGACCTCGAACAGGGCAACGTCGCTCACCCCGCGGCGGGCATTATGAGCCAGCGCCGACAGCATGCTGTCGAGCATGGTGGTGCGCAGGACCGTGTATTCCTCGCTCTTGGGGTTCTTGACCCGCAGCGCGCGCCGCCGGGGATGCCCCGGGGGGAGATGCAGGCGGTCGAACACGCCGGCGTCGGTCAGGGTGTAGCTCAGCGCCTCGTTGAGGCCACAGGCCATCAGCGCCTGCTTGACGCGCAGGTCGAACTCCAGCTCCGGCGCCTGCCGCCCCGGGGCGCCGGCGCCGCCGGTGACGGTCGCGGGAATCCGGTCGTAGCCGTGAACGCGCGCCACCTCCTCCACCAGGTCAATCTCGGCTTGCAGGTCGGGGCGGTAGGTGGGGCAGGTCACGCGCAGCGCCTCGCCCTGCTCCACCTCCAATTGCAGGCGGCGCAGCAGCGCCGCCATGCGCGCCTTCGATAGGCGCGTGCCCAGCAACTGGTTCGCGCGCCGGGGGCGCAGCTCGATGGTCACGGGCAGGATCGCCTTCGGGTACTGGTCCGTGATGCCGCGTGCGACCTTGCCGCCGCAGGCGTCGGCGATTATCGCCGCCACGCGATCGAGCGCGGCGACGGTCCCCCCCGGATCAACGATGCGCTCGAAGCGGTAGGAGGCTTCGGTATCAAGTTCGAGCGCCTTGCGCGTGCGGCGGACGCTGACGCGGTTGAAGTGAGCGGATTCCAGCAGCACGCGCGTGGTTGACCAACTGACTTCGGTATTGGCGCCGCCCATGACCCCGGCGAGGGCGATCGCGCGCTCGGGGTCGGCGATGACCAACATGCCCGCGGCAAGCTTGCGCTCGACCCCGTCGAGGGTGGTCAGCGGTTCGCCTTCGCGGGCGGTGCGTACGATGACGGCGGCGCGGCCGTCGGGGCCGGGGGCGATAAGATCGCAGTCGAAGGCGTGCAGCGGCTGCCCCAGCTCCAGCATCACATAGTTGGTGGCGTCCACCACGGCGTTGATCGGCCGCATGCCGCAGCGCAGCAGGCGGTGGATGACCCACGGCGGCGAGGTCTTGACCTCGAGCTCCGTCATCACGCGCGCCGAGTAGCGCGGGCACAGGTCGGGGTCGTCAACGCGCACCGACGCCAGCGCCGCCGCCGGCTCGCCCGCCTCCCGCACCGCGGCTGACGGCAGCGTCAGCGGCAGCTCGAACGCCGCCGCCACCTCGCGCGCCACGCCGAGGATGCTCAGACCATCGCCGCGGTTGGAGGTCGCCTGTACGTCGAGCACCTGGTCGTCGTCCACCTGCGCGATGGA
Protein-coding sequences here:
- the pheT gene encoding phenylalanine--tRNA ligase subunit beta, with translation MKVPYSWLKDFVPVEAPPDEVGRRLTMLGLEVESIAQVDDDQVLDVQATSNRGDGLSILGVAREVAAAFELPLTLPSAAVREAGEPAAALASVRVDDPDLCPRYSARVMTELEVKTSPPWVIHRLLRCGMRPINAVVDATNYVMLELGQPLHAFDCDLIAPGPDGRAAVIVRTAREGEPLTTLDGVERKLAAGMLVIADPERAIALAGVMGGANTEVSWSTTRVLLESAHFNRVSVRRTRKALELDTEASYRFERIVDPGGTVAALDRVAAIIADACGGKVARGITDQYPKAILPVTIELRPRRANQLLGTRLSKARMAALLRRLQLEVEQGEALRVTCPTYRPDLQAEIDLVEEVARVHGYDRIPATVTGGAGAPGRQAPELEFDLRVKQALMACGLNEALSYTLTDAGVFDRLHLPPGHPRRRALRVKNPKSEEYTVLRTTMLDSMLSALAHNARRGVSDVALFEVGRVYLPVPSAVEGRREQDDLPHERRSAGIAVMGGAWSSRWGLDPAATRADFYSLKGIVEQVASNLCEGDLDFAALSHPSLREGHAAAVRLDGEEIGLLGAPSVAVRDHYDLPDGAYVAELNLEAMMRRARGHAQSRRLSRYPAVRRDIALIIPGGVLAREVEQVIRRQAGENLERVDLFDLYTGRPVPAGYKSLAYALAFRHAERTLTDEEADAALTNIKDGLRAELNAQIRE